A stretch of Gadus chalcogrammus isolate NIFS_2021 chromosome 9, NIFS_Gcha_1.0, whole genome shotgun sequence DNA encodes these proteins:
- the rbm28 gene encoding RNA-binding protein 28, with amino-acid sequence MGSHTLFVKALPGSASNERLTEIFSEIGPVRYCFVVYEKGTKKCRGFGYVIYAMEDDAHQAVKEIKSYDGKRISVSIAKKKIHAKKKPVPKAPPPKEGEEKEGPRKNKQKKHPKEGPPKETQKKPLKIEPPKETPNKAPKEQPAKPLAEAPAKQGPPKEQPQKCGKEESMKEGTPKQQQPKEEPPKAQPPKEDEPTFKGIRKSALKSKLIIRNISFKCSEDDLKQTFSAFGEVLETKIPLKPDGKMRGFGFVLFKNMSGAGKALKAMNMKEIKGRLVAVDWAIPKDKFLATQPEVPKKKEDPVKDEPEKDEAESASEDEGGTEKQAGPKEGALSKKAAKQLKEASSDDEEDSDNGEESEEEEDEEDGGSQESGDEDDDNSSFDSDEEDYDDDDDEDDDDSNDDLDRKPRKPLPSDVNEGRTIFIRNLSFDTEEAALEEALLRFGELNYIKIVLHPDTDHSKGCAFAQFKRKESAEKCIAMTQADAENGGVRVDGRRLIVSAAVTRESAAQLKDKKVKVETGARNLYLAREGLIRAGTKAAEGVPEADMVKRTRFEEVKRTKLRDINVYVSKTRLCIHNLPKSVDNTKLKDICFQALSRARGVRIPECRVMYDRKPEKGKAMGLSLGYGFVEFQHPDHALSTLRHLNNNPDIFGPTKRPIVEFSLEDGRKLKLKEARQLKNKEHFKNGPRKGGVKIQFKSQPGGGEKIEPKPRVAVKIEPQPGDAVKVQPQPGDAVKVQPQPGDAVKVQPKTRCVVKFKTEPGAAASLQPAGQNNTVQAKRKMDTPEAKHFSGFLTKPEVEYVELEDGKKKRKTLPFPSHRGPKIRLRDKGKQQAPPKKPKGHTSRKDRQAPSMVQKPPQARPQSAKPGKKPFRNREEDRFDSMVEKYKNKILGGGQKTADIKRNKWFS; translated from the exons ATGGGTAGCCATACGTTGTTCGTCAAAGCTTTGCCCGGTTCGGCGTCAAATGAACGTCTTACAGAGATCTTTTCCGAGATCGGACCTGTAAGGTATTGCTTCGTTGTCTACGAAAAGG GGACTAAAAAATGTCGGGGATTTGGATACGTAATTTACGCCATGGAGGACGATGCACATCAAGCAGTGAAAGAAATCAAAAGTTACGACGGGAAAAGGATATCTGTGTCAATTGCAAAGAAGAAGATACATGCAAAAAAGAAGCCAG TTCCCAAAGCACCACCTCCgaaagagggggaagagaaagagggaccCCGAAAAAATAAGCAGAAGAAACACCCGAAAGAGGGACCCCCAAAAGAGACGCAGAAGAAACCCCTGAAAATAGAACCCCCAAAAGAGACCCCAAACAAAGCCCCGAAAGAGCAACCAGCGAAACCCCTGGCAGAGGCACCCGCAAAACAGGGACCCCCAAAAGAGCAACCACAGAAATGCGGGAAAGAGGAATCCATGAAAGAGGGAACCCCGAAACAGCAACAACCGAAAGAGGAACCCCCCAAAGCTCAACCTCCAAAGGAAGATGAGCCCACATTTAAAGGCATTCGAAAAAGTGCACTGAAATCCAAACTCATCATCAGAAATATCAGTTTTAAG TGCTCCGAAGATGATCTGAAGCAGACTTTTTCCGCATTTGGGGAAGTTCTCGAAACCAAAATCCCTCTGAAACCTg ATGGAAAGATGCGTGGTTTTGGATTTGTCCTGTTCAAAAATATGTCGGGAGCAGGGAAAGCCCTCAAAGCTATGAACATGAAGGAGATAAAAG GGCGTCTGGTAGCGGTGGACTGGGCCATACCGAAGGATAAGTTCCTCGCCACCCAACCAGAAG TTCCTAAGAAAAAGGAAGATCCGGTGAAAGACGAACCGGAGAAAGACGAAGCGGAGAGCGCCTCTGAGGACGAGGGCGGAACGGAGAAGCAAGCGGGGCCCAAGGAAGG AGCCCTCTCCAAAAAGGCTGCAAAGCAGCTGAAGGAGGCCTCTTCAGACGATGAAGAGGATAGTGACAATGGagaagagagtgaggaggaggaagatgaggaggatggcGGGTCTCAAGAGAGTggagatgaggatgatgacAACAGTAGCTTCGATAGTGACGAGGAGgattatgatgatgacgatgatgaagatgatgatgacagCAATGATGATCTAG ATCGTAAACCGAGGAAACCCCTCCCTTCAGATGTGAATGAGGGCAGAACGATCTTCATCAG GAACCTCTCCTTCGACACGGAGGAGGCAGCTCTGGAGGAGGCGCTGTTGCGTTTCGGGGAACTGAACTACATCAAGATAGTTCTTCACCCAGACACGGACCACTCCAAAG GTTGTGCATTTGCCCAGTTTAAACGTAAAGAATCTGCGGAAAAGTGCATTGCAATGACCCAAGCTGATGCAGAG AATGGCGGCGTCCGCGTCGACGGCCGGAGGCTGATCGTCTCGGCGGCGGTGACCCGGGAGAGTGCAGCCCAACTCAAAGACaagaaggtgaaggtggagacCGGGGCCAGGAACCTCTACCTAGCGAGAGAAGGAT TAATTCGTGCTGGAACCAAGGCTGCAGAGGGAGTGCCTGAAGCAGACATGGTCAAACGAACCCGG TTTGAGGAGGTTAAGAGAACCAAGCTCCGAGACATTAATGTGTACGTGTCGAAGACTCGACTCTGTATCCATAACCTACCCAAGTCGGTGGACAATACAAAACTGAAGGACATCTGTTTTCAAGCTTTAAGCAGAGCAAGAGGAGTTCGCATCCCCGAG TGCAGGGTGATGTATGACAGGAAACCAGAGAAGGGCAAGGCCATGGGCCTGTCTCTAGGATACGGCTTTGTCGAGTTCCAGCACCCAGACCACGCTCTCAGCACCCTCCGCCACCTCAACAACAACCCCGACATCTTCGGCCCCACCAAG AGACCTATCGTCGAATTTTCCCTGGAGGACGGAAGGAAACTGAAATTAAAGGAAGCAAGACAACTTAAAAACAAG GAACACTTCAAAAACGGACCTCGTAAAGGTGGAGTGAAGATTCAGTTCAAATCACAACCAGGAGGTGGAGAGAAGATTGAGCCCAAACCGAGAGTTGCAGTGAAGATTGAGCCACAACCTGGTGATGCAGTGAAGGTTCAACCCCAACCTGGTGATGCAGTGAAGGTTCAACCCCAACCTGGTGATGCAGTGAAGGTTCAACCAAAGACTAGATGTGTGGTGAAGTTTAAGACGGAACCTGGAGCTGCAGCTAGCCTGCAGCCGGCCGGCCAGAACAACACAGTGCAAGCCAAACGGAAAATGG ATACTCCTGAAGCCAAGCACTTCTCTGGATTCCTGACCAAGCCGGAGGTGGAATACGTAGAACTGGAGGACGGAAAGAAGAAGCGCAAGACTCTGCCCTTCCCGTCACACAGGGGGCCTAAGATCAG GCTGCGTGATAAAGGTAAACAGCAGGCTCCTCCCAAGAAACCTAAGGGTCACACCAGCAGGAAGGACCGCCAGGCTCCTTCGATGGTGCAGAAACCCCCACAGGCCAGGCCACAG